Proteins encoded in a region of the Zea mays cultivar B73 chromosome 2, Zm-B73-REFERENCE-NAM-5.0, whole genome shotgun sequence genome:
- the LOC100273468 gene encoding uncharacterized protein LOC100273468 isoform 2 (isoform 2 is encoded by transcript variant 2), whose translation MSGGGGGAGAGSSSGGGGGGGGGGREGDWDCGSCGNRNYAFRSLCNRCKQPRLLVDPNTPRDSKWLPRAGDWICTGCSNNNYASRKNCKKCGLSKEEAAMPALQMAGMAMPAYATYIARLQSLAASASAYKMNFGMAANSPLQQQLLANANWSYGMAGRYGMQSSGWPLGNSSPNQFPGVPKDWRNGDWLCSCGFHNYSSRTQCKECGAPIPSGIPSTTMKATTSDASSTLGTKRLASEELANDCDNKRLNPGNDNYPLSTAGANNLFLGIEQGAGSSNGQAAFSKFDYGSSMSLPSGQGMSGLIVKGAKWRDGDWLCNNCNNHNYASRAFCNRCKTQKESAVHPGVL comes from the exons ATGTCCGGGGGCGGAGGCGGCGCAGGCGCGGGCTCGTcgtccggcggcggcggcggaggtggAGGGGGCGGCAGGGAGGGCGACTGGGACTGCGGCAGCTGCGGCAACCGGAACTACGCCTTCCGCTCGCTCTGCAACCGTTGCAAGCAGCCGCGCCTCCTCGTCGACCCTAACACCCCGCGCGACTCCAAGTGGCTACCCCGTGCCGGGGACTGGATCTGCACCG GTTGCAGTAACAATAATTATGCATCCAGAAAGAACTGCAAAAAGTGTGGCCTATCCAAGGAGGAAGCAGCAATGCCAGCATTGCAAATGGCAGGGATGGCTATGCCAGCTTATGCAACTTATATCgcaagactacagagccttgctgCTTCTGCTTCTGCATATAAGATGAACTTTGGGATGGCTGCCAACTCACCTTTGCAGCAGCAACTACTTGCAAATGCAAACTGGTCCTATGGGATGGCTGGTAGATATGGGATGCAGTCTTCTGGTTGGCCACTTGGCAACAGCAGCCCAAATCAGTTTCCAGGTGTTCCAAAGGATTGGCGTAATGGAGACTGGCTCTGCAGCTGTGGATTTCATAATTATTCATCTCGTACTCAG TGCAAAGAGTGTGGTGCACCTATACCATCAGGCATTCCCTCCACAACAATGAAAGCTACGACATCTGATGCCTCTTCCA CATTAGGAACTAAGCGGTTAGCCTCAGAGGAGCTGGCAAACGACTGTGATAATAAAAGGCTAAATCCAGGAAATGACAATTATCCACTTTCA ACAGCAGGTGCAAATAATTTGTTTTTGGGTATTGAGCAAGGAGCTGGAAGCAGCAATGGCCAGGCTGCTTTTTCGAAATTTGACTATGGGAGCTCAATGTCATTACCATCTGGGCAGGGAATGTCTGGTCTTATCGTAAAAGG GGCAAAATGGCGCGACGGGGACTGGTTGTGCAACAACTGCAACAACCACAACTACGCATCTCGTGCGTTTTGCAACAG GTGCAAAACTCAGAAAGAATCTGCAGTTCACCCTGGTGTGCTATAG
- the LOC100273468 gene encoding uncharacterized protein LOC100273468 isoform 1 (isoform 1 is encoded by transcript variant 1) produces the protein MPALQMAGMAMPAYATYIARLQSLAASASAYKMNFGMAANSPLQQQLLANANWSYGMAGRYGMQSSGWPLGNSSPNQFPGVPKDWRNGDWLCSCGFHNYSSRTQCKECGAPIPSGIPSTTMKATTSDASSTLGTKRLASEELANDCDNKRLNPGNDNYPLSTAGANNLFLGIEQGAGSSNGQAAFSKFDYGSSMSLPSGQGMSGLIVKGAKWRDGDWLCNNCNNHNYASRAFCNRCKTQKESAVHPGVL, from the exons ATGCCAGCATTGCAAATGGCAGGGATGGCTATGCCAGCTTATGCAACTTATATCgcaagactacagagccttgctgCTTCTGCTTCTGCATATAAGATGAACTTTGGGATGGCTGCCAACTCACCTTTGCAGCAGCAACTACTTGCAAATGCAAACTGGTCCTATGGGATGGCTGGTAGATATGGGATGCAGTCTTCTGGTTGGCCACTTGGCAACAGCAGCCCAAATCAGTTTCCAGGTGTTCCAAAGGATTGGCGTAATGGAGACTGGCTCTGCAGCTGTGGATTTCATAATTATTCATCTCGTACTCAG TGCAAAGAGTGTGGTGCACCTATACCATCAGGCATTCCCTCCACAACAATGAAAGCTACGACATCTGATGCCTCTTCCA CATTAGGAACTAAGCGGTTAGCCTCAGAGGAGCTGGCAAACGACTGTGATAATAAAAGGCTAAATCCAGGAAATGACAATTATCCACTTTCA ACAGCAGGTGCAAATAATTTGTTTTTGGGTATTGAGCAAGGAGCTGGAAGCAGCAATGGCCAGGCTGCTTTTTCGAAATTTGACTATGGGAGCTCAATGTCATTACCATCTGGGCAGGGAATGTCTGGTCTTATCGTAAAAGG GGCAAAATGGCGCGACGGGGACTGGTTGTGCAACAACTGCAACAACCACAACTACGCATCTCGTGCGTTTTGCAACAG GTGCAAAACTCAGAAAGAATCTGCAGTTCACCCTGGTGTGCTATAG